The segment CGCGTTGCACGACCCGGTCCATGGCCGGAATGCGCGCAGCCTCGAGCGGGGTCTTGCCGTCCAGCGCCGCATGGGGCAGGTCTGCCATGCCGTCGCCGACGAGAATAATATACTTCGCGCTTGCCACTGAATATACCCCTTGACGTTTGGGTGCCAGTTGAACAAAAATACCACACGCGTGGCCAGAAATCAAACTATCCAGTTGGAATGAAACACTTTGCGCGAATGGAACATGCCCCACGGAAAAATAAGAATAATATGAAATCTACGATTATTGACAGAGAAGTAACGAGGTTGCTGGCGGAGAGCCAGATAGGCGTAACGCCGGGTATGGAGCAGCAACTCGCAGCGTATCTGGACTTGATACGCGAATGGAACGACTTCGCGGGACTCGTTGCGCCGGGTGACTTGGCTTGTCTGGCGGAAGAGCACTTGGCCGACGCAGTCAGTTTGGCGCCGTGGGTCCGGGCATACTGTCCGCCCGAAGGCACGCTGCTCGATATCGGCAGTGGGGGGGGCTTTCCCGCGATTCCGCTGAAGGTGCTGCTGCCGGCGCTTTCGTTGGTGATGGTGGAACGCTCGGCAAAGAAGGTTGGGTTCCTGCGCAAGGTCATCGGGGCGCTGCGGTTGCCTTGTGTCGACTTGCGGCATGGGTCGTTTCCGGAAGCCGTGGAGCAGATGCATGCGGACGTTATCACGGCGCGCGCTGTGGAAAAGCTGGCACATTTGGGCAAGGCGCTGACGTCGCGGATTGCCGGGGGCACCGTATATCTCTGTCAATCAAGGGTTAACGCGATCCCGGGACTCGAGGTGTTCCACGTGGAACGTGTGGATGACCTGTGGACAACCAGAGGGTTACGCCGCGGTGCCCTCCATCTCGTGCGCCGCCCCTGACCCGTCCCCGTTCCACGTGGAACCTGCTCGTTCACCCCTCAGCGCGACGCTGTGCCAGCGTCACCGTATACCCTGCAGGGTCGACCACGTCGCACTCGTCCAGACCGTAGAACGTCGCCCGTACCGGGCTCACCTCCTCGCCCCGCTCCGACAACGATGCATGCAACCTCTCCAGTTCGTCCGTGACCAGGTAGAGGATCACGCGGTCCCGATCCTCCAGCAACGGCGGCTCGTCTCCTTCCGCCGCCGGACTGTAGAACATGACCTCCGCTCCTCCCGAACGCAGACGGCACCATTCCAGCTCGCCCGCCTCCTGATGACTCCCGACCGCCTCGAATCCCAGCGCATC is part of the Candidatus Hydrogenedentota bacterium genome and harbors:
- a CDS encoding class I SAM-dependent methyltransferase, which encodes MKSTIIDREVTRLLAESQIGVTPGMEQQLAAYLDLIREWNDFAGLVAPGDLACLAEEHLADAVSLAPWVRAYCPPEGTLLDIGSGGGFPAIPLKVLLPALSLVMVERSAKKVGFLRKVIGALRLPCVDLRHGSFPEAVEQMHADVITARAVEKLAHLGKALTSRIAGGTVYLCQSRVNAIPGLEVFHVERVDDLWTTRGLRRGALHLVRRP
- a CDS encoding VOC family protein; translated protein: MGYRKCIALLPVEDLDAVVAFYRDALGFEAVGSHQEAGELEWCRLRSGGAEVMFYSPAAEGDEPPLLEDRDRVILYLVTDELERLHASLSERGEEVSPVRATFYGLDECDVVDPAGYTVTLAQRRAEG